The DNA segment TCCCCGACCTGTCGATCCGCGAGAACATCTCGGTCGCGGGGTACCGTCGCCTCGAAGCGGGCGGATGGCTCAGCCGGGGCCGGATCGACCGCTACGTCGCCGATGCACTCCGCGGACTCCGCGTGAAGTACCACTCGCTCGACGATCCCATCACCTCGCTCTCGGGCGGCAATCAGCAGAAGGTCCTGTTGGCCCGTTGGATGGGACTCGGCGCGAAGACGCTGCTCCTCGACGAGCCGACCAAGGGCGTCGACGTCGGCGCCAAGGCCGACATCTACCGTGCGATCGCCGACATGGCCGACGCCGGGATGGGCTTCCTCGTCGTGTCGTCGTACCTGCCCGAACTGCTCGGGCTGTGCGATCGCATCCTCGTCGTCAAAGACCACAAGGTCGTCGCCGACGTTCCCGCAGCGGATGCCACGGAGGAGTCGATCATGCAGCTCGCGAGCATCGACACCGCCCACGCATTCGCCCCTGAAGACGTGACCACCTCGGTCACCGCAATCGACTGAAGTCCCGGAGTCCGAACATGTCTGAGAGATCTCGTGGCAACGCCGCCACTCGCTTCTTCACGGCGAACGCGAGCGGATTCGCGATCGTCTTCGTCCTGGCCGTGGTGCTCGCCCTCACGACCGACACATTCCTCACGCCCGCGAACCTCGACAGCCTGGGCCGGCAGGTCTCGATCTACGCGATCATCGCGATCGGCCAGCTGCTCGTCATCCTGACCGGCGGCATCGACCTCGCCGTGGGCTCGATCGTCGGGTTGACCGGCATCGTCGTCGCGCAGACGGTCTACGAGACGACCGGGGCCGGCCCGATCTGGTTCGCGGTCGGCGTGGCGCTCGTCGCGGGCGCCCTGTGCGGGCTCATCACGGGCCTCCTCGTCGCGGTGCTCCGCATCCCGCCGTTCATCGCGAGCCTCGGCATGATGGGCATCGCGCGCGGTGTCGCGCTGCTGCTCTCGGGCGGCCGGACCATCCAGCCCCTTCCCGAGCAGTTCGAGGAGCTCGCGGGCGGCGACGTCTTCGGCGTGTCGAACCTCATCATCGTGACGGTGCTCGTCGTCGTGATCGCCTCCGTCGTCCTCGCGAAGACGTCGTGGGGGCGGTACGTGCACGCCGTCGGCTCGAACGCCGAGTCGGCTCGCCTCTCGGGCGTCCCCGTGAAGTCGGTGCTCGTGAGCGTGTACATGGCCTCGGGCCTCCTCGCCGCACTCGGCGGCATCCTGCTCGCCTCTCGTCTCAACAACGGCGTCCCGACGGCGGGCGCGGGGTACGAGCTCCAGGCGATCGCGGCGTGCGTCATCGGCGGTGCGAGCCTCTTCGGCGCCCGCGGCACGGCGGTCGGCGCGCTCATCGGCGCGCTCATCGTCGGCATGCTCAACAACGGCGGCAGCCTGCTCGGCATCGACCCGTTCTGGCTCCAGATCGCGATCGGCGCGCTCATCCTCGTCGCGGTCGCGGTCGACCAGCTTCCGAAGTCGCTCCCGGGCCTCAAGGCCAAGTTCACGGCGCGCTCGGAAGAGGAAGATGGAGCGGACACGTCCGGCGAACGCGTCGGTGCGGATGCCTCGGACGCGCCCCGCGCGGAGCGCGAGACGGCAGGGGTGGAACGATGATCATCGCGCACGACCTCGGGACGACCGGGAACAAGGCGTCGCTGCATGACGACGACGGGCGACTCCTCGCCGCGGTCACGGTGCGCTACGGCAGCAATTTCGCCTCGGGCGGCGTCGCCGAGCAGAACCCCGAGGACTGGTGGGAGGCGGTCGTCGCCGCGACCCGCAAGCTCCTCGCGCACGACGGCGCCGACGCGCTCGCGGTCACGGCGATCGGCATCAGCGGCCAGATGATGGGCGCGGTGTACCTCGACGAGGACTACCGCCCGGTCGTGCCGTCGATGATCTGGGCCGACACGCGGAGCACCGAGCAGTGCGACCGTCTCGTCGAGGCCGTCGGCATGGAGCGCGGCTACGCGATCACGGGCCACCGGCTGAACCCGACCTATTCGATTTCGAAGGTCATGTGGCTCGCCGACCGGCGTCCCGACGAGTTCCGGCGCGTCAGGCATATCTGCCTCGCGAAGGACTTCGTCGTGCACCGGCTCACGGGGCGCCTGCTGACCGATCCGTCGGATGCCTCGAGCACGAACGCGTTCGACCAGCTCGCGGGGGAGTGGTCCGACGAGATCCTCGACGCGGCGGGCGTCGCGCGCGAGCTCTTCCCCGAGATCGTGCCGTCGACCGAGGTCGTCGGCGCGCTTCGCCCCGACGCCGCGGACGCGCTCGGGCTCAGCACGTCGACCGTCGTGGTCATGGGCGGCGGCGACGGCCCGATGGCGGCGCTCGGTACAGGGATCGTCGCGCCCGAGGACGGCGCGTACGCCTACCTCGGCACGTCGTCGTGGGTGTCGATGTCGGCCGATCGCCCGCTCCACGACCCGCTCATGCGGACGATGTCGTTCACGCACGTCGTCCCCGGCCGGTACGTGCCGACGGCGACGATGCAGGCCGGCGGCGGATCGCTCCAGTGGATCGCCGAACTCCTCGAGCCCGACGCCGACGGGTCGACGTTCGACCGGCTCGTCGGTGACGCGAGCACCGCGAGCGCCTCGGGCGACGGCCTCTACTTCCTGCCGCACCTCCTCGGCGAGCGGTCGCCGTACTGGGATCCCGACGCACGCGGTGCGTTCGTCGGCCTCGCCCGGCACCACGATCGGTCGCACCTCGTCCGCGCGGTGCTCGAGGGCGTCGCGTTCAACCTGCTGACGTGCGTCGACGCGTTCCGCGAGGCGGGCGCGCCGGTCGACCGCGTCGACGCGATCGGCGGCGGCGCGAACTCCGACGCATGGCTCCAGCTCATGGCCGACATGTGGGGCGCGACCGTGCGCCGCCGCACGATCGTCGACGAGGGCAACAGCCTCGGGGCCGCGGTCGTCGCGGGAGTCGGCGCCGGCGTCATCGCCGACCTCGGCGCATCGCGGTCGCTGTCGGAGGTCACGGCAGAGTTCCAGCCCGATCCCGCGCGTCGTGCCGAGTACCGTGCCCGCCACGACGCATTCCTCGACGCCTACCGGACCCTCGAGCCGTGGAACGCGGCACGTGCGGCCGACCGCGCCGCCGAGTCTGCTCGATGAGCGGCGCCACCGTCCTCGTCACGAGCCGGTCGTTCTCGAGCGGCGCGATCGACCTCGAGCGGCGACTCCTCGAAGCCGGCCACCGCGTCGTCCGCGGCGACACCCGCCACGACCTCGAAACGCTTGCACCCGTGCTGTCCGAGGCATCCGCGTGGATCGCGGGCACGGCGCCCGTCACCGCCGCGCTCATCGACGCCGCGCCCGCCCTGCGGGTCATCGCGCGGTACGGCGTCGGGTTCGACGCCGTCGACGTCGCGGCGGCCGAACGCCGCGGCATCGCCGTGACGAACACGCCCGGCGCGAACTCCGAGTCGGTCGCCGACCTCGCCCTCGCGCTTCTGCTCGCGTCCCTCCGCACCGTCGGCGCGGGCGACCACGCGGTCCGCCGCGGCGACTGGGCGGCGATCCGCGGACGAGAGGTCTCCTCCCTCACGGTGGGCGTCGCGGGCTTCGGCCGGATCGGCCGGCTCTTCGCCGACCGCGCGCGCGCACTCGGGGCATCCGTCGTCGCGTTCGACCCGTTCCTCCCCGACGACGCGACGTTGCCCGCGGGAGTCCGCCGCGCACACGAGGTCGCCGAGCTCGCCGTGTGCGACGCGGTGTCGCTCCATGCGCCGGGAGGTCGTCGCATCGTCGACGCCGACTGGCTCGCGAATGCGCGCGATCTCGCCCTCGTCAACACCGCCCGGGCCGACCTCGTCGACGAGGCCGCGCTCGCCGAGGCGCTGCGCGATGGTCGCGTCGCGTCGTACGCGGGCGACACGCTCGACGTCGAGACGGCGACCGTCACGTCGAGCGCCGACGTCGCGGGGTGCGCAGACGTCCCGGCGAGCCCGCTCCTCGCGGCCGATCTCGCCGATCGCGTCCTCGTCACGCCGCACCTCGGCGCCCAGACCGTCCAGGCGATCGACCGCATGGGCGAAGGCGCCGTCGACAACGTGCTCGCCGTCCTGGCAGGTCTCGGCCCCGTCACCCCCGTCGCAGCGCCCGCACCGGCGCCGGCCCACGCAGATTCGCAGAAGGTCCTCCCATGAAGATCCCCATCGAGACGCTCGCCGAAGTCGGCGTCATCGCCGTCATCCGCGCCCACTCCGCAGACGCCGCAGTCGAGGGCGTGCGCGCCCTCGTCGCGGGAGGGGTGACGGGCATCGAGATCACGTACACCACGCCCGGCGCCGCGGACGCCATCCGACGCGTCGACGTCGAGTTCGGCGACGGTGTGCTCCTCGGCGCCGGCACGCTCCGCACGCCCGAGCAGGTCGCCGAGGCGGCCGCGGCCGGCGCCCGCTTCCTCGTCTCGCCCGGGTTCGCTCCCGACCTCGCGGCCGCGATGCGCGCGACCGGCCTCACGACCATGATCGGCGCGCTCACGCCCACCGAGGTCATGACCGCCGAGGCGCACGGCGCCGACGTCGTCAAGGTCTTCCCTGCGGGACTGTTCGGCCCCGCCGTCATCCGCAATCTGACAGGCCCGTTCCCGACGACGCCGTTCATGCCGACCGGGGGAGTGTCGGCGTCGAACGTCGGCGACTGGGTCTCTGCGGGCGTCGTTGCCGTCGGTGCGGGCGGCGACCTCGTGTCGTCGGCCGACCTCGCCGTGGGTCGCTGGGACGCCGTCACCGAGCGCGCGGCGGAATTCATCGCCGCGTACCGCACAGCACGATCAGCCGTACTCACGAAGGAGGTCCGCGCGTGATCGCGACCGGACGTATGGGATTCGTCGGCGTCGACACGCGCCACTCGTCGATCCAGAAGGTCTTCCCGCTGTGGGCCGACCACCTGGGGCTGCCGTCTCGGGAGCTCCGGGGCTTCGACCTGCCGCTCGACGCGACCGACGACGCCTACGTCGGCGTCGTGGAGGAGATCCGCGACGACCCCGCCCAGGCCGGCGCGCTCGTCACGACCCACAAGGTGCGGCTCTTCGACGCCGCGGGCGGCCTGTTCGATGCCGTCGACGACTTCGGCCGCGCGTGCGGCGAGGTCTCGTCGATCTCGAAGCGCGACGGGCAGCTCCTCGGTCACGCGAAGGACCCCATCACTGCAGGCCTCGCGCTCGAGGCGATCATCCCCGACGACTACTTCGCATCGACCGATGCCGAGGTCGTCATCCTCGGCGCGGGCGGGTCGGGCGTCGCGCTCAGCTGGTACCTCGCGCACCGCGCCGACCGACCGCGGGTCGTGACGCTCACGGCGCTCCGCCAGGCGAGCCTCGACCATGCGCGCACGATCCACGAGCGCGGCGGCCTCGACCCCGAGCTGTTCCGCTACCGACTGCTCGACCCGGCGGACCCCGCCGCCGACGCGAGCGCGTTCGTTTCGGCGGCGGGCGCGGGCGCCGTCGTCGTCAACGCGACGGGGCTCGGCAAGGACCGTCCGGGATCGCCGCTCGACGACTCGGTCGTCTTCCCCGAGCGCGCCGTTGTGTGGGAGTTCAACTACCGCGGCAGCCTCGAGTTCCTGCACCAGGCACGGGCTCAGGAGGCTGCGCGCTCGCTCACGGTCGCCGACGGCTGGGTGTACTTCATCCACGGGTGGTCGCAGGTCGTCGCCGAGGTGTTCGACGTCCCGATGACGTCAGGCACGGTCGACGAGCTCGCGGCGATCGCGGAGTCGGTGCGGTGACGGAGGCGACCGGTCTGGTCCGCACGGTGCTCGGCGACGTCGAACCGTCGACACTCGGCGCGATCGACTACCACGAGCACCTGTTCCACCGGTCGCCCATCCTTCCCGGCGAAGACCTCGACGATCCGGCCGCGAGCGAGGCCGAGTTCGCGGCGTTCCTGCGGAGCGGGTTCGACGGGATCGTCGATGCGACGCCCATCGGGCTGGGACGCCGCCCCGGGGCGCTCGCGACGATCGCGGCGCGCACGCGCGGCGCGATCGTCGCGGCGACGGGCCGGCACCGCGACGCGCACTATGCGGGCGGCGGTCGGCTCGACGCGCTCGACCTCGCTGCGGTCTTCGAGCGCGAGTTGACGGTCGGCATCGCGGCGTCCGACGACGAGTACGGCGTCACGGATGCCCCGGCGCCGGCCCTCATCGACGGTCGCCCCGTCCGAGCCGGCCTCATCAAGACGGGCATCGACTACTGGCGGATCTCGACGACCGAGCGGGCCGCGCTCGAAGCGGCGGCGGCGGCCCACCTCGTCACGGGAGCGCCCGTGATGGTGCACACCGAGCGGGCGAGCGCCGTGCCCGAACTGCTCGGGCTGCTCGAGGCATCCGGAGTCGCGGCGACGCGCGTCGCGATCGCGCACGCCGATCGCAACCCCGACGCGGGACTCCACGCCGAGATCGCCGCCGCCGGCGCCTACCTCGGGTACGACGGCGCCGCGCGCTATCGCGACCACCCCGAGTCGGTGCTCCTCGACTGCCTCGCCGCGGTCGTCGAGGCGGGGCACGGCGATCGGGTGCTCCTCGGCGGCGACGTCGCGCGCCGGTCGAGCTTCGCCGCGTACGGCGGGATGCCCGGGCTCGCCTACCTCGGCGATCGCCATCTGCGGCGCGTCCGCGCGCGCCTCGGCGACGCCCTCACGACGACGATCCTCGTGGACAACCCCGCCGCCTACCTCGCCTGGAGCCGAGCATGACCGTCACCCTCATCGCGACCTTCACGGCACGCCCGGGCCATCGGGTCGTCGTGGCCGAGCTCATCGCCGGGTTCGCCGACCACGTGCGCGCCGACCCCGGCACGCTCGTCTTCGAGCCCTTCACCGGCGTCGACGACGACCACGACTTCGTCGTGTACGAGCGGTACGTCGACGAGGCCGCGTTCCGGGCGCACCTCGCCGACCCGGCGGGCGTCCCGTTCAACGCCGCGCTCAGCGAGCACATCGTGGGCGACGGATCGGTGCTGCGCTTCCTCGATCCCGTTCGCTGAGCTGCACGGTGTCGGTCCGCCTGGTCTCGACGCTGTGAGCGTCACGCCGTTCAGCCGCTGAAGTAGTACGCGTTCCAGACCTGTCCCGGGATGCTCGCCGAGATCTTCACCGTCATGTTCGGCATGACGCCGGGGCCGACGGGACAGACCTGCGGGACCCACGCGGTTCCCGTACTCGGAAGCCCCGACGCGAGCACGGTGAAGCCGCTCGTCATCGGGGAGGGCGAATCGCTGAACGCGTAGGAGATCTCGACGGCGTTGCCCTCGCGCGCCTGCCAGCCGATGCCGAAGTGGATGGTCTGCCCGGCCGGGTACTCGCCGCAGTCCTGGAGGGGTTCGATGGGCCACATGCCGGTCACGGCGGGGCCGATGCCCGCGCCGGGCGCGGGGATGATCGAGAGGCCCCACGGCTGGCCCGACGGTTCCCACGGGCCCGCCGAGCCTCCTGAGTCTCCGGACGACTGGCGGGCTGCCTCGGCAGCGGCCGCGTCGGCTGCCGCCTGTCCTACGGACTGGGCCGCGACGACCGCGTCGACCGCGGACTTCACGCGGGCGAGCGACGCCTTGACGTCTTCTGCTCGCCCGAGGTCGGCGAGGATGGTCGTGAGCGCGTCCTTCGACGTCTGGTCGGCGAGCGGGCTCGCCGCGAGGAGCGTCTCGGCGTGCGGTCCGGCGCTCGCGGCGAGGGCGGCGAGTGCGTCGTCGAGTGCGCCGATGGCGCGTGACACGTCGTCGGCGCCGCCGTCGACGAGCGCCTCCGCGAGCGCGACGCGCGCGCGTTCGAACGCAGCGGCGGCGTCGGCGTCCACGGCGCCGGCGAGCGATCTCGTGAATCCGTCGAAGCCTGCGTTGACCTCGGCCCCGTGCTCCCGGGATTCGGCGAGTACCGCAGCGGCCTCTGCTGCCGCTTCGTTCGCGGCGGCCTCGGCGAGTGCGGCGCGTTCGAGTGCGACACGGCGATCGTGGTCCGCGACGACGACCGCGGTGACCGCGAGCGCGCTGCCGGCGAGCACGAGCACCGACACCGCGACGATGCCGACGATGCGGGTGCCGCGGGAGGTCGGGCGTGCCAGGTCGGCGAGGGCGTTCAGGGTCGGCTTCACGGTCGACCGGATGCCTCGCTCGTCACCTGCTGCCATCGCCCGACCTCTCCGTCGCATGTCGGCACGTGCCGCCGTGCCGCTGCACGACATCTTGGCGGAGGCGTGCCGGTCCGCGCCAGAGCCGCGGGCCCGCTCGCGCCGTGTCGGCGCGACGTCAGGCGTCGGCCTTCAGCGTCTCGTCGAAGAGGGCGAAGAGTTCGCGCCAGTGGCGCTCGGCGGACGCTTCGTCGTAGACAGCGGAGTCGGGCTGGGTGAACCCGTGCTTGGCGTCGGGGTAGATCTCGAGCCGGTGGTCGACGCCAGCGTCGGTGAGGAGCCGGTCGAGGTCTTTTGCCATGTGCGGCGGGTAGCCGGGGTCGCGGTCGGCTCCGGCGACGTACACGCGCCCCCGGATGTTCGGGATGACGCGACTCGGGCTGAGCTCGGACTCGCCGACGATCCGCCCGGTATGGAAGGCGGCAGCGGCGCCGACCCGGTCGGGGTAGGTGCCGGCGACGGTGAGTGCGAGCGCGCCGCCCATGCAGTAGCCGGTCACCCCGACCTCGGTGCCCGAGACGTCGGCGCGGGAGGCGAGGTAGTCGAGGAACGCGCTGCTGTCGAGGGCGGCCCGGTGCGTGTCGGTGGCCGCCAGCATGGGCGCGAGGGTCGCCATCGGGTTCTCTCCCGCGAACACCGCTTCGGGGTCGAACGGGCCGTACTCGCCGATCCGGTAGAAGACGTCGGGCACGAGCACGACGTAGCCGTGCTCGGCGAGGCGGCGGCCCATCGCGAGCGAGGCCGGGCGGATGCCGAAGGCGTCGGTGTACATGATGACGCCCGGATGCTTCGCGCCGTCGTCGGGGGCGAACACGTGCACGGGGCACTCGCCGTCGGCGGTCGTGAGGGTCACGGTCGTTTCGCGCATCTCGGAGCCTTTCCTCGTCGACGCAACGCTACTCCGCGGGCGCCGGGGGCGTCCGGCGTCGATCCGCCGGGCGGTCAGGACGCGGGCAGCGTGTGCCAGGTGTCGAAGGCGACGGATGCCGCGCCTTCGGCGTCGCCCCGTTCGCACAGGCCGATGAGCAGCTCGTGGCGTTCGACCGATGCGGCGCCGCCGAGCGAGGTGAATCGAAGGCGCTCCGCGCGGCGGACGACCGGGGTGAACTGGTCGAGCACGACCTCGACGGCGCGATTCGCCGCGATCGCGACCGGCACGGCGTGCAGTTCGTCGTCGGCGTGCAGCGCAGCCTCGACGTCGCCCGTCTCGAGGGCTTCGCCGAAGCGGGCGTTCGCCTCCCGCATCTTCGCGAGGTCGCCCGAGGTCAGGCTCCGGGCCGACTCCCGGACGGCCAGTTCGTGCATGGCGGCGACGACGTCGCGCGCGTCGCGTACGGCACGCAGGTCGATGGTGCTCACGCAGGTCGACTTGCCCGGCTGTGCGACGACGAGTCCGCCCTGAGCGAGCCGAAGGAGCGCTTCGCGCACCGGGGTGCGGCTGACGCCGAGCCAGGCGGCGAGCTCGCTGTCTTTGAGCTGCTCGCCGGGCGCGAACGTGCCGTCGGTGATCGCGTCCCGAAGTCGTCGGAACACGTCGTCGCGGAGCAGTGTGCGGTCGACTGCCGGAGCATCCATTGGTATCGGCATGCAATATATTCCACACACTCGCGGGCCTTCGTCAACTGCCGGACTCGGCGTTTCATCGGTGAACGTCCGGCGACCACCGCGTGACCAATCGTCCCGAGTTCCGGAAACTTCCTCAGGTATGCAATATATTGCTAGCAATACTCGTTCCAATCCACGTGAGCGATTTTCGAGCTCACGGGGGACCCCGGGACATCCGCCTCGGGGACGAATCGAAAGGAACCACCATGTCCACGAACACCGCGAAGCCGACCGTCGTCCTCGTGCACGGCGCATTCGCCGAGTCCGCCAGCTGGAACGGCGTCATCGAGTCGCTCCACCGCGAGGGCTACCGCACGATCGCCGTGGCCAACCCGCTGCGCGGCCTCCGCCACGACGCCGAGTACCTGCAGAGCGTGATCGCGAGCATCGACGGCCCCGTCGTCCTCGTCGGCCACTCCTACGGCGGCAGCGTCATCGGCGAGACCGAGACGGGCGCGGCCGACGTGCGAGCGCTCGTGTACATCGCGAGCTTCCAGCTCGACGTCGGGGAGAGCACGGGGGAGCTGGCCGCGAAGTACCCCGGCGGCGAGCTCGGCCCGGCACTCGTCGAGGTGCCGTTCCCCACCTCGAGCGGCTCGGGCACCGATCTGTACATCGACGACGCGGAGTTCCGCCGGGTCTTCGCCGCCGACGTCCCCGAGGCGACGACCGCTCTGATGGCCGCCACCCAGCGACCGATCGCGGCGAGCGCCCTCGGGGACCGAGCG comes from the Agromyces protaetiae genome and includes:
- a CDS encoding ABC transporter permease, with amino-acid sequence MSERSRGNAATRFFTANASGFAIVFVLAVVLALTTDTFLTPANLDSLGRQVSIYAIIAIGQLLVILTGGIDLAVGSIVGLTGIVVAQTVYETTGAGPIWFAVGVALVAGALCGLITGLLVAVLRIPPFIASLGMMGIARGVALLLSGGRTIQPLPEQFEELAGGDVFGVSNLIIVTVLVVVIASVVLAKTSWGRYVHAVGSNAESARLSGVPVKSVLVSVYMASGLLAALGGILLASRLNNGVPTAGAGYELQAIAACVIGGASLFGARGTAVGALIGALIVGMLNNGGSLLGIDPFWLQIAIGALILVAVAVDQLPKSLPGLKAKFTARSEEEDGADTSGERVGADASDAPRAERETAGVER
- the xylB gene encoding xylulokinase, whose amino-acid sequence is MIIAHDLGTTGNKASLHDDDGRLLAAVTVRYGSNFASGGVAEQNPEDWWEAVVAATRKLLAHDGADALAVTAIGISGQMMGAVYLDEDYRPVVPSMIWADTRSTEQCDRLVEAVGMERGYAITGHRLNPTYSISKVMWLADRRPDEFRRVRHICLAKDFVVHRLTGRLLTDPSDASSTNAFDQLAGEWSDEILDAAGVARELFPEIVPSTEVVGALRPDAADALGLSTSTVVVMGGGDGPMAALGTGIVAPEDGAYAYLGTSSWVSMSADRPLHDPLMRTMSFTHVVPGRYVPTATMQAGGGSLQWIAELLEPDADGSTFDRLVGDASTASASGDGLYFLPHLLGERSPYWDPDARGAFVGLARHHDRSHLVRAVLEGVAFNLLTCVDAFREAGAPVDRVDAIGGGANSDAWLQLMADMWGATVRRRTIVDEGNSLGAAVVAGVGAGVIADLGASRSLSEVTAEFQPDPARRAEYRARHDAFLDAYRTLEPWNAARAADRAAESAR
- a CDS encoding NAD(P)-dependent oxidoreductase produces the protein MSGATVLVTSRSFSSGAIDLERRLLEAGHRVVRGDTRHDLETLAPVLSEASAWIAGTAPVTAALIDAAPALRVIARYGVGFDAVDVAAAERRGIAVTNTPGANSESVADLALALLLASLRTVGAGDHAVRRGDWAAIRGREVSSLTVGVAGFGRIGRLFADRARALGASVVAFDPFLPDDATLPAGVRRAHEVAELAVCDAVSLHAPGGRRIVDADWLANARDLALVNTARADLVDEAALAEALRDGRVASYAGDTLDVETATVTSSADVAGCADVPASPLLAADLADRVLVTPHLGAQTVQAIDRMGEGAVDNVLAVLAGLGPVTPVAAPAPAPAHADSQKVLP
- a CDS encoding bifunctional 4-hydroxy-2-oxoglutarate aldolase/2-dehydro-3-deoxy-phosphogluconate aldolase, yielding MKIPIETLAEVGVIAVIRAHSADAAVEGVRALVAGGVTGIEITYTTPGAADAIRRVDVEFGDGVLLGAGTLRTPEQVAEAAAAGARFLVSPGFAPDLAAAMRATGLTTMIGALTPTEVMTAEAHGADVVKVFPAGLFGPAVIRNLTGPFPTTPFMPTGGVSASNVGDWVSAGVVAVGAGGDLVSSADLAVGRWDAVTERAAEFIAAYRTARSAVLTKEVRA
- a CDS encoding shikimate dehydrogenase family protein; its protein translation is MIATGRMGFVGVDTRHSSIQKVFPLWADHLGLPSRELRGFDLPLDATDDAYVGVVEEIRDDPAQAGALVTTHKVRLFDAAGGLFDAVDDFGRACGEVSSISKRDGQLLGHAKDPITAGLALEAIIPDDYFASTDAEVVILGAGGSGVALSWYLAHRADRPRVVTLTALRQASLDHARTIHERGGLDPELFRYRLLDPADPAADASAFVSAAGAGAVVVNATGLGKDRPGSPLDDSVVFPERAVVWEFNYRGSLEFLHQARAQEAARSLTVADGWVYFIHGWSQVVAEVFDVPMTSGTVDELAAIAESVR
- a CDS encoding phosphotriesterase family protein, which encodes MTEATGLVRTVLGDVEPSTLGAIDYHEHLFHRSPILPGEDLDDPAASEAEFAAFLRSGFDGIVDATPIGLGRRPGALATIAARTRGAIVAATGRHRDAHYAGGGRLDALDLAAVFERELTVGIAASDDEYGVTDAPAPALIDGRPVRAGLIKTGIDYWRISTTERAALEAAAAAHLVTGAPVMVHTERASAVPELLGLLEASGVAATRVAIAHADRNPDAGLHAEIAAAGAYLGYDGAARYRDHPESVLLDCLAAVVEAGHGDRVLLGGDVARRSSFAAYGGMPGLAYLGDRHLRRVRARLGDALTTTILVDNPAAYLAWSRA
- a CDS encoding putative quinol monooxygenase, with protein sequence MTVTLIATFTARPGHRVVVAELIAGFADHVRADPGTLVFEPFTGVDDDHDFVVYERYVDEAAFRAHLADPAGVPFNAALSEHIVGDGSVLRFLDPVR
- a CDS encoding dienelactone hydrolase family protein; translated protein: MRETTVTLTTADGECPVHVFAPDDGAKHPGVIMYTDAFGIRPASLAMGRRLAEHGYVVLVPDVFYRIGEYGPFDPEAVFAGENPMATLAPMLAATDTHRAALDSSAFLDYLASRADVSGTEVGVTGYCMGGALALTVAGTYPDRVGAAAAFHTGRIVGESELSPSRVIPNIRGRVYVAGADRDPGYPPHMAKDLDRLLTDAGVDHRLEIYPDAKHGFTQPDSAVYDEASAERHWRELFALFDETLKADA
- a CDS encoding GntR family transcriptional regulator: MDAPAVDRTLLRDDVFRRLRDAITDGTFAPGEQLKDSELAAWLGVSRTPVREALLRLAQGGLVVAQPGKSTCVSTIDLRAVRDARDVVAAMHELAVRESARSLTSGDLAKMREANARFGEALETGDVEAALHADDELHAVPVAIAANRAVEVVLDQFTPVVRRAERLRFTSLGGAASVERHELLIGLCERGDAEGAASVAFDTWHTLPAS
- a CDS encoding alpha/beta hydrolase, translated to MSTNTAKPTVVLVHGAFAESASWNGVIESLHREGYRTIAVANPLRGLRHDAEYLQSVIASIDGPVVLVGHSYGGSVIGETETGAADVRALVYIASFQLDVGESTGELAAKYPGGELGPALVEVPFPTSSGSGTDLYIDDAEFRRVFAADVPEATTALMAATQRPIAASALGDRASRAAWKDIPSWSLVTLQDLAIPADSMRFMSARAKSTTVEIEASHAVSVSAPDAVASLIQEAALATAGALQTVG